The segment AGATCGATGTGAACAGTATCAAGAATGCTGTGCAGGAAGAATTAGGCAGCGGCGGCACGATTAAAGAAAGAGCCACCCAAATGAGCGAAGAAATAAAAGAAGGCGCACAACGTATGAGCGCAACCATCACTGAAGGCGCAAAGCAAATGAGTTCCGAACTGGGATCAAAAAGCAAAGCCTTTGCAGTTGAAGCCGGACCTATTGCCCGCAGCACAACAAGCGGTATTGGTCATGCAATTGGTGTTCTGTTCAAAGCATTCTTTTTATTCGTTGCAGGTACAATTGGTTTTGTGTTGTTGATGGCATTAATAGGTGCAGTTATTGGTGGTGTTGCCGCATTTCCTTTCAAAGGATTCTTTTTAGAAGGCACCTGGCAAAACATTGCTGCATGGGGCACACTGCTTCTGTTTTTACTTGTTCCCGTGGTTGCATTATTAACCTGGGTTATCCGTAAGATCATTGGTACAAAAAGCCGCAACCCTTACTTAGGTTACACATTCGGTTTCCTTTGGTTTGTTGGTTTGGTTTGCTTCATCACACTTATTTCTTCATTCTTCAACAACTTCCGTGTATCAGCTCAAGAGCAACAGGCAGTTGAAATTGCACAGCCCGTAACCGGTAAAATGGTGGTGAAAGTGCCAACAGCAAAAGTAAAAGTGTATGGCCGTGCATTTGGTGTTGATGATGTGTTCAGTATGGATGGTGATAGTTTGTACATCAACAATATCCGTCTTCGTATTGTAAAAAGTACCGATAGTCTTTATCATGTAAAATATGACAAACGCAGCTCCGGTGCTACAAGAGATAAAGCACTTACAAATGCACAATCAATTAAGTACAATGTAAACTTTAAAGACAGTGTGCTTTCACTTGACAAAGGTTTTACAGTAAGTGAAGAATCTAAATTCCGTAACCAGCGTGTGATCGTTACTATTGAAGTTCCTGTTGGCAAACGTATTTATATCGACCGAAGTGTTGATCGTTTAGAATGGCACAACATTACGTTCAATGGTCGTGGTGGCGATTGGGAGTGGGAAGATGATAACAGGTGGAGCCACACCGGTTGGAATGATACCAATGTTGAATACATTATGACCGAAGAAGGACTTGAACGTGTAGATGGAAAAGATAAAATTGAAAAAGTTGAACGTGAAGAAGGAACAATTGAAAGCGAACTTGATCGCATCGAACGTGAAAAGAAAGAATTGCAACAGCGTGAAGAAGAACTGAAGAACAAGAAAAAAGAGAACGACAGTCTTCGCTACCGTTACAATCCTGATGCACCTAAAACACCTCCAACACCCGCAAAACAGATCGTTGAACGAATAGCAACTCCTAACAGTGATGCAGTGATCATTCAACCAATGACCATTAACGCACTGTAACCTCGGTTAAAGTTGGAACAGCCAACGGCCCCGATGTTTTGAAAGAAACGGAGGGGCTTTTTTTTCAGGCGCAAAAAATCATCATCATTACCATTAAACCTTTTTTATGCGACTACTTCGTTTCATTTCGCTCGTTCTACTTGCTGTTATTTTATTTGGTACTGCAAATGCACAAGATGCAAAACAGAAGCACCAGGATAAAGAATTGTTTCAAACAATTTTAAAATTAGACAGCACATGGTTTGCGTCCTTCAACAAAGATATTTCTGTTTTCAGTAGCTATATTGATTCAACACTTGAGTTTTACCACGACGGAAGCGGACTTACTTTTTATGCAGATAATGTTGCTGCATTCAAAAGAATGAAAGACAGAACTCCTGATCTTACCAGGGAGTTATTAATTGAAACGATGGAGGTTTACCCCATTCCGGGTTATGGTGCAGTGCAGATAGCTCAACATCGTTTCTGTCATATGGAAAATGGAAAAATGGATTGTGGTGTATTCAAGTTTATTCACACCTGGAAAAAAACAGAACAGGGTTGGAAGGTGACACGCATCATCAGCGTAGATCATTAATACTAAAGCATTAACCATTACCTTATCATCATTGATGTTCTACGGGGGATTGCCTGTTGCATCAACACATCTACCTTATCATGAAGTCAAGAATAAAAAAGATCACAGAGACACTGTTTATCTGCCTCTTCATCGTGGCGATAATTTATGGCATACTCTGGCTGTTAGGTTATCTGCGTTGATCTGAAAACTAAGAATTTAAAAGGAGCTTAATTGCTCCTTTTTTCTTTTACATCCAATCAACCGTTTGCGCAACACATGATTTTTTAAAACTTTTCTGTTTTCAATCTATTGCTTCCTTTACATTTGTGCCCACTACAATTGACGAAGCATGAAATGAGCCACAAAAATTGTCAAGCAATTTATAGTAAGAGCCATGATAATTTTTGTGCGAATAACATGTGGC is part of the Lacibacter sediminis genome and harbors:
- a CDS encoding nuclear transport factor 2 family protein, which gives rise to MRLLRFISLVLLAVILFGTANAQDAKQKHQDKELFQTILKLDSTWFASFNKDISVFSSYIDSTLEFYHDGSGLTFYADNVAAFKRMKDRTPDLTRELLIETMEVYPIPGYGAVQIAQHRFCHMENGKMDCGVFKFIHTWKKTEQGWKVTRIISVDH